Proteins encoded together in one Deinococcus aerophilus window:
- a CDS encoding VWA domain-containing protein — protein sequence MAGPTTLQVGQRTALGDLGLGPRFAVDIHCTLAGADLTAFGLQGGQLTDDRYMVFFNQTRSPGGALELTRQGVDTRFAVDLEALPAEVTEVYFTATHDARPLSEAGALSVTVGGATFDVRPHLQAEKAVMLVRLYRHAGGWRLATVAQGFNGGLAALVQHFGGEVADAGPAEPPAPAPVNLRKERQRVLLEKAEREQPQLVSLIKAAGVSLEKRGLQDARYRVKLVLDISASMGREYRSGAVQALAERALALAARLDDDGEVEVYLFGIKAHRSGTLSLDNVAGFVDRLQVRLEGGTFYGPVMALVREDAAREGHELPCLVLFITDGGTSNPATVVRMMTEAAHEPIFWKFMGIEEGRVNFDFLEKLDDLPGRRVDNADFFRVRAPITIGDAELFELLLNELDGWQRDARAAGILN from the coding sequence ATGGCCGGGCCGACGACCCTTCAGGTGGGCCAGCGAACGGCGCTGGGCGACCTGGGCCTGGGGCCGCGCTTCGCGGTGGACATTCACTGCACGCTGGCCGGCGCGGACCTCACCGCCTTCGGCCTGCAGGGTGGGCAGCTCACGGACGACCGCTACATGGTCTTCTTCAACCAGACGCGCAGCCCCGGGGGCGCCCTGGAACTCACCCGGCAGGGAGTGGACACCCGCTTCGCCGTGGATCTGGAGGCGCTGCCGGCAGAGGTCACCGAGGTGTACTTCACCGCCACCCATGACGCCCGCCCCCTGAGCGAGGCGGGCGCGCTGTCGGTGACGGTGGGCGGCGCGACGTTTGATGTCCGGCCCCACCTACAGGCCGAGAAGGCCGTGATGCTCGTGCGGCTCTACCGACACGCGGGCGGCTGGCGGCTCGCCACCGTCGCGCAGGGCTTTAACGGCGGTCTGGCCGCCCTGGTGCAGCATTTTGGCGGAGAGGTGGCGGACGCCGGCCCGGCGGAGCCCCCGGCCCCCGCGCCGGTCAACCTGCGCAAGGAGCGTCAGCGGGTGCTGCTGGAAAAGGCCGAACGCGAGCAGCCACAGCTTGTCAGCCTGATCAAGGCGGCGGGCGTCAGCCTGGAAAAACGCGGCCTGCAGGACGCCCGGTACCGGGTCAAGCTGGTTCTCGACATCAGTGCGAGCATGGGGCGCGAGTACCGCAGCGGCGCGGTGCAGGCACTGGCCGAACGCGCTCTGGCCCTGGCGGCCCGCCTGGACGACGACGGTGAGGTCGAGGTCTACCTGTTCGGCATCAAGGCCCACCGCAGCGGCACACTGTCGCTGGACAACGTGGCGGGCTTCGTGGACCGCCTGCAGGTGCGGCTGGAGGGTGGCACCTTTTACGGACCGGTCATGGCGCTGGTCCGCGAGGACGCGGCGCGCGAGGGCCACGAGCTGCCGTGTCTGGTGCTGTTCATCACCGACGGCGGCACAAGCAACCCGGCAACCGTGGTCCGCATGATGACCGAAGCGGCCCACGAGCCGATCTTCTGGAAGTTCATGGGCATCGAGGAGGGCCGGGTCAACTTTGACTTCCTGGAAAAGCTCGATGACCTGCCCGGACGCCGGGTGGACAACGCCGACTTCTTCCGGGTCCGCGCTCCGATCACCATCGGGGACGCCGAGCTGTTCGAACTGCTGCTCAATGAACTCGACGGCTGGCAGCGCGACGCCCGCGCCGCCGGCATCCTGAACTGA
- a CDS encoding sulfite oxidase-like oxidoreductase — protein MLGKFFKKPDDDMGGRVPPGQSLTTRFPVLTYGPAQRYDASEVVVRISGLAGEKAFTWADLLALPQTTLTYDIHCVTHWSKLDTTWTGVRVTDLMQHVELDPAARYVMQHSVGGYTTNLSLEDFVRPENLLAHTFDGEPLDAAHGGPLRLVVPHLYFWKSAKWLTGLEFMPADRPGFWEKNGYHMRGDPFKEQRYDDD, from the coding sequence ATGCTCGGAAAATTCTTCAAGAAACCCGACGACGATATGGGCGGCCGCGTGCCTCCCGGCCAGAGTCTGACCACCCGCTTTCCGGTGCTCACCTATGGCCCCGCGCAGCGCTACGACGCTTCCGAGGTCGTGGTGCGCATCAGCGGTCTGGCCGGCGAGAAGGCCTTCACCTGGGCCGATCTGCTCGCGCTGCCCCAGACCACCCTGACCTACGACATCCACTGCGTGACGCACTGGAGCAAGCTCGACACCACCTGGACCGGCGTGCGGGTGACCGACCTGATGCAGCATGTCGAGCTGGACCCGGCAGCCCGTTACGTCATGCAGCACAGCGTCGGCGGCTACACCACCAACCTCAGCCTGGAAGACTTCGTGCGCCCGGAAAACCTGCTGGCACACACCTTTGACGGAGAACCGCTGGACGCCGCACACGGCGGACCGCTGCGCCTGGTCGTGCCGCATCTGTACTTCTGGAAGAGTGCCAAGTGGCTGACCGGTCTGGAATTCATGCCCGCCGACCGTCCGGGATTCTGGGAGAAAAACGGGTATCACATGCGCGGCGATCCCTTCAAGGAACAGCGCTATGACGACGATTGA
- a CDS encoding mismatch-specific DNA-glycosylase yields the protein MPDVLRGGLTLVLVGTAPSRISAAQRAYYANPANKFWRTLHVVGLTPRQLAPQEYAAVTRYGIGLTDVAKRHSGVDAALPGEAWRPDELRARLARYRPRIVAFTSKRGASETLGIPTAKLPYGLQDQRLEGAEVWVLPSTSPLGHNHFQLGPWQELAARVAELRGGSSRQEGS from the coding sequence GTGCCCGATGTGCTGCGCGGGGGCCTGACGCTGGTGCTGGTCGGCACGGCGCCCAGCCGCATCAGCGCGGCGCAGCGGGCGTACTACGCCAATCCCGCCAACAAGTTCTGGCGCACGCTGCATGTGGTGGGCCTGACTCCCCGGCAACTTGCGCCGCAGGAGTACGCTGCGGTGACGCGCTACGGCATCGGCCTGACCGATGTGGCCAAACGGCACAGCGGTGTGGACGCGGCCCTGCCGGGCGAGGCGTGGCGCCCGGACGAGCTGCGGGCCCGGCTGGCGCGTTACCGCCCGCGCATCGTGGCGTTTACCAGCAAGCGCGGCGCGTCCGAGACGCTGGGCATTCCTACCGCAAAGCTGCCCTACGGTCTGCAGGACCAGCGGCTGGAGGGAGCCGAGGTCTGGGTGCTGCCCAGCACCAGTCCGCTGGGCCACAACCACTTTCAGCTTGGGCCGTGGCAGGAACTGGCGGCGCGGGTGGCCGAATTGCGCGGCGGGTCGTCGCGGCAAGAGGGGTCCTGA
- a CDS encoding TerD family protein — MPISLKKGQQISLAKEAGPSLSTVRMGLGWDAIKKKGFFGFGGGTVDVDLDANALMFDAGGTLVDAVWFRQLQSKDGSVRHSGDNRTGQGDGDDETITVDLTRLPATVTTVIFSVNNYTGQDFGQVENAYCRLVNTQGEVEIARYDLSAQGNHSAMILASLKRQGSDWTLTAIGTTSRGRTYQDNLPDMKAYL, encoded by the coding sequence ATGCCTATTTCTCTTAAAAAAGGTCAGCAGATCAGCCTCGCCAAGGAAGCCGGACCCAGCCTCAGCACCGTTCGTATGGGCCTGGGCTGGGACGCCATCAAGAAAAAGGGCTTCTTCGGCTTCGGCGGCGGCACCGTGGACGTGGACCTGGATGCCAACGCCCTGATGTTCGATGCGGGCGGCACCCTGGTGGACGCGGTGTGGTTCCGTCAGCTTCAGAGCAAGGACGGCTCGGTGCGCCACAGCGGCGACAACCGCACCGGGCAGGGAGACGGCGACGATGAGACCATCACCGTGGACCTGACCCGGCTGCCCGCCACGGTCACCACCGTGATCTTCAGCGTCAACAACTACACCGGTCAGGACTTTGGCCAGGTGGAGAACGCCTACTGCCGGCTGGTGAATACCCAGGGCGAGGTGGAGATTGCCCGCTACGACCTCTCGGCGCAGGGCAACCACAGCGCCATGATCCTGGCGAGCCTCAAGCGTCAGGGATCGGACTGGACCCTGACCGCCATCGGCACGACCTCGCGCGGGCGCACGTACCAGGACAACCTGCCGGACATGAAGGCCTACCTGTAA
- a CDS encoding alpha/beta hydrolase, giving the protein MPLVRSAVMSALLLGCVLGSFAVAQLAGSPGPARSSAPLLLSLGAAPDEAALRRVAAVRVVRPGFVVPGTPPGLNASITVRYGPARPRAALLLMPGFLGGAGSFDRLARQIVALDPGVAVWAVDRRSNLLEPQAELAGASPARLAEIVRSGLPVRPPDSVTFMRDWGLDATLRDWRVAVKEARTLTPHVFIGGHSLGAGLAGLYAAYDFGGAPGSNGRGSDDLRGVVMLDGTPDLLGGDAMTRQSYEAGAPGPLGPLTGVKGLAANPYVDALYFGPGLASRGAAQARLAAAQPNAPAPAGGLVPFAATNLAAALLQLEQRYALLPFLTLRTGHATNAVEAPHLLADFLGGKNSVWVAGPQDRRSPVGWQADPQAPTDPGDFVRRFWTPLGDYSEWYFPNRLLLDVAAARQGTRGTPFENDLRVWHTASVPVLGIAAGEGVTTETDYRRSGALIPAPLTVHTLPGAAHLDITAARSDAVARWILAWMRGVTP; this is encoded by the coding sequence ATGCCCCTGGTCCGCTCCGCCGTAATGTCCGCCCTGCTGCTCGGCTGTGTGCTGGGTTCGTTCGCTGTGGCCCAGCTGGCGGGGTCGCCCGGCCCGGCCCGGTCCTCTGCGCCGCTCCTGCTGTCTTTGGGCGCGGCTCCCGATGAAGCGGCGTTGCGGCGCGTGGCGGCTGTCCGGGTGGTGCGGCCCGGCTTTGTGGTTCCCGGTACACCCCCCGGATTGAATGCCAGCATCACCGTGCGCTATGGCCCTGCCCGGCCCCGCGCCGCCTTGCTGCTGATGCCCGGCTTTCTGGGAGGCGCGGGCAGCTTTGACCGGCTGGCCCGGCAGATCGTGGCGCTCGATCCGGGGGTGGCGGTGTGGGCGGTAGACCGCCGCAGCAACCTGCTCGAACCCCAGGCCGAGCTTGCGGGGGCCAGCCCCGCCCGGCTGGCAGAGATTGTGCGCAGTGGCCTGCCCGTACGTCCGCCGGACAGCGTGACCTTCATGCGCGACTGGGGGCTGGACGCGACGCTGCGCGACTGGCGGGTGGCGGTGAAGGAGGCCCGGACCCTGACTCCCCACGTATTCATCGGCGGCCACTCCCTGGGCGCCGGTCTGGCCGGGCTGTATGCGGCCTACGATTTTGGCGGGGCGCCCGGCAGCAACGGCCGGGGCTCCGACGACCTGCGCGGCGTGGTGATGCTGGACGGCACGCCGGACCTGCTCGGCGGCGATGCCATGACCCGCCAGAGTTACGAGGCGGGAGCTCCGGGTCCCCTGGGACCGCTCACGGGGGTCAAGGGTCTGGCCGCCAACCCCTATGTGGACGCCCTGTACTTTGGCCCGGGTCTGGCCAGCCGCGGCGCGGCTCAGGCCCGTCTGGCCGCCGCGCAGCCGAATGCCCCGGCCCCGGCCGGCGGGCTGGTGCCGTTTGCGGCGACCAATCTGGCGGCGGCCCTGCTGCAACTGGAACAGCGCTACGCCCTGCTGCCGTTTCTGACCCTGCGGACCGGGCACGCGACCAATGCTGTGGAGGCCCCCCACCTATTGGCCGACTTCCTGGGCGGCAAGAACAGCGTATGGGTGGCCGGCCCGCAGGACCGCCGCAGTCCGGTGGGCTGGCAGGCCGATCCACAGGCCCCCACCGACCCCGGCGATTTCGTGCGCCGGTTCTGGACACCGCTGGGGGATTACAGCGAGTGGTACTTTCCCAACCGCCTGCTGCTGGATGTGGCCGCCGCACGCCAGGGCACGCGCGGAACGCCCTTTGAGAACGATCTGCGCGTGTGGCACACCGCGTCCGTTCCCGTTCTGGGAATTGCCGCCGGGGAGGGGGTAACCACCGAGACCGACTACCGCCGGTCCGGCGCCCTGATCCCGGCTCCCCTGACCGTCCATACCCTGCCCGGAGCCGCCCATCTCGACATCACGGCGGCCCGCAGCGACGCGGTGGCCCGCTGGATTCTGGCGTGGATGAGGGGCGTGACGCCCTGA
- a CDS encoding protein kinase domain-containing protein translates to MTALLLGALFTVGLLLTVRFSERVLSTLAAALTAALLLTLCAFALGLSSGAPAAWSQLGTQLGGLDRVQGLLTVAAVLLGSAAFRLGRVHVQLGNGGRPGSGRGAQPGRVQRTPSPQVSGRPSLTQTASDLRFQDYEVMDRIGIGGMGSVYRARRRQDGRIVALKVPQEKYLADAKFVKRFYREAEVLKRFNHPNIVRVYDYRMQDPEHYIAMEFLDGESLEAVLEDRRLDFSECIQVLRALADALRHIHMQNVVHRDIKPGNVMLLKQAFSQGQLREGGVKLMDFGIAVGKVLTRLTMTGARVGTPIYMAPEQAKGSRVDARSDVYSLGLLAYEMVSGETAFKGSYEAVVHQQVFEAPKPPKQVRLEVPGKLNDLILHMIEKDPAQRPTLDEVIARLDAGVLADEVFSDPVALAMSVTEKRGALRLLDLQGKLRVSLRDQGAGDASGAPGLPSVPNALAADADGHLYITLQEYRHGKAGALVRKLDASGRELLGFGSYGLGEGELLQPLGIAVTGQQVYVLDGEAKHVVVYDSAGRFVRRFGGRGSGAGRFDTPRSIVASPDGHVFVLDTGSNEVQRFTAQGEYINRFAFRLDRHSESLRALEGVGVDAFGAVYIVDSVARKIRKIEADGTPGVTFPLDTLVGEPAENPWLIQIGPEGQIYAVRQGGQVLRTFSSVGDPLGSRDMYAPVQALTVVVRPQTGAAGTGTPGPQAVYA, encoded by the coding sequence ATGACGGCCCTTTTGCTGGGGGCACTGTTTACCGTGGGGCTGCTGCTCACCGTGAGGTTTTCCGAGCGGGTGCTGAGTACCCTCGCCGCCGCCCTGACGGCCGCGCTGCTGCTGACACTGTGCGCTTTTGCGCTGGGGCTGAGCAGCGGAGCGCCCGCCGCCTGGTCCCAGCTGGGCACCCAGCTCGGTGGGCTGGACCGGGTCCAGGGACTGCTCACGGTGGCCGCCGTGCTGCTGGGCAGCGCCGCTTTCCGGCTGGGGCGCGTGCACGTTCAGCTGGGCAACGGCGGCCGGCCAGGCAGCGGCCGGGGCGCACAACCGGGCCGAGTGCAGCGCACGCCCTCCCCGCAGGTGTCGGGCCGTCCCAGCCTGACCCAGACGGCTTCGGACCTACGGTTTCAGGACTACGAGGTTATGGACCGCATCGGCATCGGCGGCATGGGCAGCGTGTACCGGGCGCGCCGCCGCCAGGACGGGCGCATCGTGGCCCTCAAGGTGCCGCAGGAGAAATACCTGGCCGACGCCAAGTTCGTCAAGCGGTTTTACCGCGAGGCGGAGGTGCTCAAGCGCTTCAACCATCCCAACATCGTGCGGGTCTACGACTACCGCATGCAGGACCCCGAACACTACATCGCCATGGAATTTCTGGACGGCGAGAGCCTGGAAGCGGTGCTGGAAGACCGCCGGCTGGACTTCTCCGAGTGCATTCAGGTGCTGCGCGCCCTGGCCGACGCCCTGCGGCACATCCACATGCAGAACGTGGTCCACCGCGACATCAAGCCCGGCAACGTGATGCTGCTCAAGCAGGCCTTCTCCCAGGGGCAGCTGCGCGAGGGCGGCGTGAAGCTGATGGATTTCGGCATCGCGGTGGGCAAGGTGCTGACCCGCCTGACCATGACCGGCGCTCGGGTGGGCACCCCCATCTACATGGCGCCCGAGCAGGCCAAGGGCAGCCGGGTGGACGCCCGCAGCGACGTGTACTCGCTGGGGCTGCTCGCCTACGAGATGGTCAGCGGCGAGACCGCCTTCAAGGGCAGCTACGAGGCGGTCGTTCACCAGCAGGTCTTCGAGGCTCCCAAGCCGCCCAAGCAGGTGCGGCTGGAAGTGCCGGGCAAGCTCAATGACCTGATCCTGCACATGATCGAGAAGGACCCGGCCCAGCGGCCCACCCTCGACGAGGTGATCGCCCGTCTGGACGCCGGCGTCCTGGCGGATGAGGTGTTCAGCGATCCGGTGGCGCTCGCGATGAGCGTGACCGAGAAGCGGGGAGCGCTGCGCCTGCTCGACCTGCAGGGCAAGCTGCGGGTCAGCCTGCGCGACCAGGGGGCCGGCGACGCCAGCGGGGCACCGGGGCTGCCCAGCGTGCCCAATGCCCTGGCTGCGGACGCCGACGGCCACCTGTACATCACCCTGCAGGAATACCGGCACGGCAAGGCCGGCGCGCTGGTCCGCAAGCTTGACGCCTCGGGCCGCGAGCTGCTGGGCTTCGGAAGCTACGGACTGGGTGAGGGCGAACTGCTGCAGCCGCTGGGCATCGCCGTGACCGGACAGCAGGTGTACGTGCTCGACGGCGAGGCCAAGCATGTGGTGGTCTACGATTCGGCGGGCCGCTTTGTCCGGCGCTTCGGGGGGCGGGGCTCGGGGGCAGGACGCTTTGACACCCCGCGCAGCATCGTCGCCTCGCCGGACGGCCACGTCTTCGTGCTGGACACCGGCAGCAACGAGGTGCAGCGTTTCACTGCGCAGGGCGAGTACATCAACCGCTTCGCCTTCCGGCTCGACCGCCACAGCGAGAGCCTGCGCGCGCTGGAGGGGGTGGGCGTGGACGCCTTCGGCGCGGTGTACATCGTGGACAGTGTGGCCCGCAAGATCCGCAAGATCGAGGCCGATGGCACGCCCGGCGTGACCTTCCCGCTCGATACCCTGGTGGGAGAACCCGCCGAGAACCCCTGGCTGATCCAGATCGGCCCTGAGGGTCAGATCTACGCGGTCCGGCAGGGCGGACAGGTGCTGCGGACCTTCAGCAGCGTGGGCGATCCGCTGGGCAGCCGCGACATGTACGCGCCGGTTCAGGCCTTGACGGTGGTCGTTCGTCCGCAGACCGGGGCCGCAGGAACGGGCACGCCCGGTCCCCAGGCCGTGTATGCCTGA
- a CDS encoding DUF475 domain-containing protein, with product MIQREFGFAFGVTVVALILAAWYGFNLGGLSVALNFLLIAVVLGVMEVSLSFDNAVVNASVLKNMTEKWQRRFLIWGILIAVVGMRLVFPIAIVAITAGLGFGEVASLALNDAPRYGEYLEEAEVVISAFGGTFLLMVALNYLMDPDKDEHWLAGFERRLAGLGKLDTVQAIIAGVVLLAITHFFVTPDEQFAALVAGMVGLLVYLAMNAIGGLFDPNDMAAKAGAAGFTAFMYLEVLDASFSLDGVIGAFAVTKEIVIISAGLAIGAVFVRSLTLFLVHQGTLAQYRFLEHGAHYGILALAVIMLAHTNRNVHIPELFTGLIGVAFIAASIWSSVRANRRDLAKGHSPDH from the coding sequence GTGATTCAAAGAGAGTTTGGCTTTGCCTTTGGGGTGACGGTCGTCGCCCTGATCCTGGCAGCCTGGTATGGGTTTAATCTGGGCGGTCTCAGCGTGGCCCTCAACTTCCTGCTGATCGCGGTGGTGCTGGGGGTCATGGAAGTGTCCCTGAGCTTCGACAACGCGGTCGTCAATGCCTCGGTCCTCAAGAACATGACCGAGAAGTGGCAGCGCCGCTTTCTGATCTGGGGCATTCTGATCGCGGTCGTCGGCATGCGGCTGGTCTTTCCCATCGCCATCGTCGCCATCACGGCTGGGCTGGGCTTCGGTGAGGTGGCCAGTCTGGCCCTGAACGACGCTCCCCGGTACGGCGAGTATCTGGAAGAGGCCGAGGTGGTGATCAGCGCCTTCGGCGGCACCTTCCTGCTGATGGTCGCCCTGAACTACCTGATGGACCCCGACAAGGATGAGCACTGGCTGGCCGGCTTCGAGCGCCGCCTGGCTGGCCTGGGCAAGCTGGACACCGTTCAGGCGATCATCGCGGGCGTGGTGCTGCTGGCCATCACCCACTTCTTCGTGACGCCCGACGAGCAGTTCGCGGCGCTGGTGGCGGGCATGGTGGGCCTGCTGGTCTACCTGGCCATGAACGCCATCGGCGGTCTGTTCGACCCCAATGATATGGCGGCCAAGGCGGGCGCAGCGGGCTTCACGGCCTTCATGTACCTGGAAGTGCTGGACGCTTCGTTCTCGCTGGACGGCGTGATCGGGGCCTTCGCGGTGACCAAGGAGATTGTGATCATCTCGGCGGGCCTGGCGATCGGCGCGGTGTTCGTGCGCTCGCTGACGCTGTTCCTGGTTCACCAGGGCACGCTGGCGCAGTACCGTTTTCTGGAGCACGGCGCGCACTACGGCATCCTGGCACTGGCGGTCATCATGCTGGCCCACACCAACCGCAACGTTCATATTCCCGAACTGTTCACCGGCCTGATCGGGGTGGCGTTCATCGCAGCCTCCATCTGGTCGAGCGTCCGCGCCAACCGGCGCGACCTGGCCAAAGGACATTCGCCGGACCACTAA
- a CDS encoding TerD family protein, which translates to MQTFQTGQKAPLSTLTPQTTLTLTVQVTGPASEYDLILFGLDAAGKLSDDRYMIFFNQPRSPEGAVEMQGGARNEKVFQIDLSRLPASVRRLSLASTVDSGAFGAIDHAEVTLSAAGTPLMNYRVTGRDFQQQRAVMLLDVYFKDVWRVGAVGQGFNGGLEALVGHFGGTVADTPAARPPAAPPAPPTLATPPPAAPAPTPPAPTVNLGKITLDKQGQSARISLRKDGQKDPIRVNLNWDKGGGFLRAGADLDLGCMFVMQDGQKGVIQALGNAFGSERHEPYILLDKDDRSGAASDGENLVLFRPDLVQTVVIFAFIYQGTSDFTKVGGRLTLKDPRGNEITVQLSSPDRRRTFCAIASVENVGGEVRITKEERYFKDHKECDEHYGFGFRWAAGSK; encoded by the coding sequence ATGCAGACCTTTCAGACCGGGCAGAAAGCCCCCCTGAGTACCCTGACCCCGCAGACCACCTTGACGCTGACCGTGCAGGTCACGGGCCCCGCGTCCGAATACGACCTGATCCTGTTCGGCCTGGACGCAGCCGGCAAGCTGAGCGACGACCGTTACATGATCTTTTTCAACCAGCCGCGCAGCCCGGAAGGGGCCGTGGAGATGCAGGGCGGCGCACGCAACGAGAAGGTCTTTCAGATTGATCTGTCGCGCCTGCCCGCCTCCGTGCGCCGCCTGAGTCTGGCGTCCACGGTGGACAGCGGAGCCTTCGGAGCCATCGACCACGCCGAGGTCACGCTGAGCGCTGCCGGCACTCCCCTGATGAACTACCGCGTCACCGGGCGCGATTTCCAGCAGCAAAGGGCGGTCATGCTGCTGGACGTGTACTTCAAGGACGTGTGGCGCGTGGGCGCGGTGGGCCAGGGCTTCAACGGTGGCCTGGAAGCGCTCGTCGGGCACTTTGGCGGCACGGTGGCCGACACGCCCGCCGCGCGGCCTCCCGCAGCGCCCCCGGCCCCACCGACTCTGGCCACGCCGCCCCCCGCGGCCCCGGCCCCCACACCACCCGCGCCCACGGTCAATCTGGGCAAGATCACGCTGGACAAGCAGGGCCAGAGTGCCCGCATCTCGCTGCGCAAGGACGGCCAGAAGGACCCCATTCGGGTCAACCTGAACTGGGACAAGGGCGGCGGTTTTCTGCGTGCCGGAGCCGATCTGGACCTGGGATGCATGTTCGTGATGCAAGACGGCCAGAAGGGCGTGATTCAGGCACTGGGCAACGCCTTTGGCAGTGAGCGCCACGAGCCGTACATCCTGCTGGACAAGGACGACCGCAGTGGGGCGGCCAGCGACGGCGAGAATCTGGTGCTCTTCCGCCCGGATCTGGTCCAGACCGTCGTGATCTTCGCCTTCATCTACCAGGGCACCTCCGACTTCACCAAGGTGGGGGGCCGCCTGACCCTGAAAGACCCGCGCGGCAACGAGATCACCGTGCAGCTCAGCAGCCCCGACCGGCGCCGCACCTTCTGCGCGATTGCCAGCGTGGAGAACGTGGGCGGTGAGGTCAGGATCACCAAGGAGGAGCGCTACTTCAAGGACCACAAGGAGTGCGACGAGCATTACGGCTTTGGCTTCCGCTGGGCGGCGGGCAGCAAGTAG
- a CDS encoding TerD family protein: MALSLKKGGNISLSKQDANLQRIIVGLGWDPRPTDGQQFDLDACAFLLNTSGKVRGDHDFIFYNQLRSTDGSVEHTGDNRTGQGDGDDEAIKINLTQVPADIEKIAVSVTIDEADARRQNFGQVGGAFIRVVNEDNGQELTRFDLGEDFSTETAVIFGEIYRHSGEWKFRAVGQGYAGGLGPLARNYGVNV; this comes from the coding sequence ATGGCACTTTCACTGAAAAAAGGCGGCAACATCTCCCTGAGCAAGCAGGACGCCAACCTGCAGCGCATCATCGTGGGCCTGGGCTGGGACCCGCGTCCCACCGACGGCCAGCAGTTCGACCTGGACGCCTGCGCCTTCCTGCTGAACACCAGCGGCAAGGTGCGCGGCGACCATGACTTCATCTTCTACAACCAGCTGCGCAGCACGGACGGCAGCGTCGAGCATACCGGCGACAACCGTACCGGGCAGGGCGACGGTGATGACGAGGCGATCAAGATCAACCTGACGCAGGTGCCCGCCGACATCGAGAAGATCGCCGTCAGCGTGACCATCGATGAGGCCGACGCCCGCCGCCAGAACTTCGGGCAGGTGGGCGGCGCGTTTATCCGGGTGGTCAACGAGGACAACGGCCAGGAGCTGACCCGCTTTGATCTGGGCGAGGACTTCAGCACCGAGACCGCCGTGATCTTCGGCGAGATCTACCGCCACAGCGGCGAGTGGAAGTTCCGCGCGGTGGGGCAGGGCTACGCGGGCGGCCTGGGGCCACTGGCCCGCAATTACGGTGTGAACGTCTAG